The proteins below come from a single Motilibacter peucedani genomic window:
- a CDS encoding MarR family winged helix-turn-helix transcriptional regulator: MAPSLQQVGLAVKRLQWRHHREANRRLAELGLSLVQWDVLRHLHDQPDASLHAIAVLTFQTDQSMGELARRMVVRGLVERVPGPGRQVRHRLTEAGEELRTRGGAVLDGVMEASLGRLSEEELTTLHELLVRAAAPGG; the protein is encoded by the coding sequence ATGGCTCCCTCGCTGCAGCAGGTCGGTCTGGCGGTCAAGCGCCTGCAGTGGCGCCACCACCGCGAGGCGAACCGCCGCCTCGCCGAGCTCGGCCTCTCGCTCGTGCAGTGGGACGTCCTGCGCCACCTGCACGACCAGCCCGACGCCTCGCTGCACGCCATCGCGGTGCTGACCTTCCAGACCGACCAGTCGATGGGCGAGCTGGCCAGGCGCATGGTCGTCCGTGGCCTGGTGGAGCGCGTGCCGGGCCCTGGGCGGCAGGTGCGTCACCGGCTCACCGAGGCGGGGGAGGAGCTGCGTACGCGTGGCGGTGCCGTCCTCGACGGCGTCATGGAAGCCTCGCTCGGCCGGCTCTCGGAGGAGGAGCTGACGACGCTGCACGAGCTGCTCGTCCGTGCCGCGGCGCCCGGCGGCTAG
- a CDS encoding WXG100 family type VII secretion target — protein sequence MADSYGTQLETMQTASRHVADVNQQVQAQLSSLMSKLEPLASTWKGQSATSFQVLHQRWNENATKLNEALLAISGAIAESRTTYDTSDQNQHQSFSNITSVLG from the coding sequence GTGGCTGACTCGTACGGCACCCAACTCGAGACGATGCAGACCGCGTCGCGCCACGTGGCCGACGTGAACCAGCAGGTCCAGGCGCAGCTCAGCTCCCTGATGTCCAAGCTCGAGCCCCTGGCCTCGACCTGGAAGGGTCAGTCCGCGACCAGCTTCCAGGTGCTGCACCAGCGCTGGAACGAGAACGCCACCAAGCTCAACGAGGCGCTCCTGGCCATCAGCGGAGCCATCGCCGAGTCGCGGACGACCTACGACACGTCCGACCAGAACCAGCACCAGTCGTTCTCGAACATCACCAGCGTGCTGGGTTGA
- a CDS encoding alpha/beta fold hydrolase, producing the protein MKPIVTPEIQLTEHGTPGDRPVLLLHGGGGPATVLPWAERLAATRPAHVLTPTHPGWDGTPRPEETSTIAGLATAYAELLDARDLHDVTVVGNSIGGWVAAELALLGSPRTTRFVLVDAVGLEVPGQPVADFFALTPAELAQLSYADPQRYGIDPAALPPEARARMAANRPVIEDYAGRAMTDATLAGRLSGVTAPTLVVWGEADRIVTPDYGRAYAAAVPGAEFRLLPCTGHLPQVETPDLLTEAVWDFVTR; encoded by the coding sequence ATGAAACCCATCGTCACTCCTGAGATCCAGCTGACCGAGCACGGCACCCCGGGCGACCGGCCGGTCCTGCTCCTCCACGGCGGCGGCGGGCCGGCCACGGTCCTCCCCTGGGCCGAGCGCCTGGCCGCCACCAGGCCCGCGCACGTCCTGACGCCGACCCACCCGGGCTGGGACGGCACCCCGCGGCCCGAGGAGACCAGCACCATCGCGGGGCTCGCCACCGCGTACGCCGAGCTGCTCGACGCCCGCGACCTGCACGACGTCACGGTGGTCGGCAACTCGATCGGCGGGTGGGTGGCGGCCGAGCTGGCCCTGCTCGGCTCGCCGCGGACGACGCGGTTCGTGCTGGTCGACGCCGTCGGCCTCGAGGTGCCGGGGCAGCCGGTCGCCGACTTCTTCGCGCTGACCCCGGCGGAGCTGGCCCAGCTCAGCTACGCCGACCCCCAGCGCTACGGCATCGACCCGGCCGCCCTGCCGCCCGAGGCCCGCGCTCGCATGGCGGCCAACCGGCCGGTGATCGAGGACTACGCCGGGCGCGCGATGACCGACGCGACGCTGGCCGGGCGACTCAGCGGGGTCACCGCCCCCACTCTGGTGGTGTGGGGCGAGGCGGACCGCATCGTGACGCCGGACTACGGACGCGCGTATGCGGCAGCGGTTCCCGGCGCGGAGTTCCGGCTGCTGCCCTGCACCGGCCACCTGCCGCAGGTCGAGACGCCTGACCTGCTCACCGAGGCCGTGTGGGACTTCGTCACCCGCTGA
- a CDS encoding LacI family DNA-binding transcriptional regulator codes for MADRFPDDASASARPTLESVARHAGVSRQTVSNVLHAPDRVSPDTAERVQQAVAELGYRPVRAAQQLRTGRSRVLGLRIDPQGGDGVSGAVLDRFLHALTERAQADGYRVMLFAAEDDAGEIAAYDDLLGTLDIDGFLLTSTHYGDVRTAWLRERGVPFVTFGRPWGAEEDHAWVDVDGAAGTSAAVAHLVAEGHERLGFLGWPAGSGVGDDRLRGWRAGLAAAGLTEGPVLAAYAEEERLRAAELLDEGEVTGVVCASDSLAVALRAAAEERGLVLGRDLAVVGFDDSSAASVLGLSSVAQPVREVAAECVRLLRRAIEEGPRPSAADRVLLEPHLVPRASSVKHD; via the coding sequence ATGGCGGACCGCTTCCCCGACGACGCTTCCGCGTCGGCACGCCCCACGCTCGAGAGCGTGGCCCGCCATGCCGGGGTCTCCCGCCAGACCGTCTCCAACGTCCTGCACGCGCCCGACCGCGTGAGCCCCGACACCGCCGAGCGCGTGCAGCAGGCGGTGGCCGAGCTCGGCTACCGGCCGGTGCGCGCGGCCCAGCAGTTGCGTACCGGCCGCTCCCGGGTGCTCGGCCTGCGCATCGACCCGCAGGGCGGCGACGGCGTGAGCGGCGCGGTCCTCGACCGCTTCCTGCACGCCCTGACCGAGCGCGCCCAGGCCGACGGCTACCGGGTGATGCTGTTCGCGGCCGAGGACGACGCCGGCGAGATCGCCGCCTACGACGACCTGCTCGGCACGCTCGACATCGACGGCTTCCTGCTGACCAGCACCCACTACGGCGACGTGCGGACCGCGTGGCTGCGCGAGCGCGGCGTGCCCTTCGTGACCTTCGGCCGGCCGTGGGGCGCCGAGGAGGACCACGCGTGGGTCGACGTCGACGGCGCTGCGGGCACCTCCGCGGCGGTCGCGCACCTGGTCGCCGAGGGCCACGAGCGGCTCGGGTTCCTCGGGTGGCCAGCAGGCTCCGGCGTGGGTGACGACCGCCTCCGCGGCTGGCGTGCCGGCCTCGCCGCCGCCGGCCTGACGGAGGGCCCGGTGCTCGCCGCCTACGCGGAGGAGGAGCGCCTGCGCGCCGCGGAGCTGCTCGACGAGGGCGAGGTGACCGGCGTCGTGTGCGCGAGCGACTCGCTCGCGGTCGCCCTGCGCGCTGCGGCGGAGGAGCGCGGCCTCGTGCTCGGCCGCGACCTCGCTGTGGTCGGCTTCGACGACTCCTCGGCGGCCTCGGTGCTGGGGCTGTCGAGCGTGGCCCAGCCCGTGCGCGAGGTGGCCGCCGAGTGCGTACGCCTGCTGCGCCGCGCGATCGAGGAGGGGCCGCGGCCCTCGGCCGCCGACCGCGTCCTGCTCGAGCCGCACCTCGTGCCGCGCGCCTCCAGCGTCAAGCACGACTGA
- a CDS encoding DUF6317 family protein, which translates to MADSFELVLADLQSMSGRFAKEADVYDASHSDVTPAQAATGDGSLDGTLRAVMEALDILHTSMGETIREHGEKLKAARESYERHDVDVHGLFDDLMEG; encoded by the coding sequence GTGGCTGACAGCTTCGAGCTCGTGCTCGCCGACCTGCAGAGCATGTCGGGCCGCTTCGCCAAGGAGGCCGACGTCTACGACGCGAGCCACTCCGACGTCACCCCGGCGCAGGCGGCGACGGGCGACGGCTCCCTGGACGGGACGCTGCGTGCGGTGATGGAGGCCCTCGACATCCTCCACACGTCGATGGGCGAGACGATCCGCGAGCACGGCGAGAAGCTGAAGGCAGCGCGCGAGTCCTACGAGCGGCACGACGTCGACGTCCACGGGCTGTTCGACGACCTGATGGAGGGTTGA
- a CDS encoding carbohydrate ABC transporter permease, with product MTTTTRTPPVPATEAPRRPRRGTSRGTVLFYAVLLLFAVLYIYPFVIQLGTAFKTNVDSTAHPLNPWPSHWSTAAFRQLADADFPRWFANSVFVTLCVTAGRVFFDSLAGYALARLHFFGRDMLFDAVLAVMAVPGVVLLIPKFLVLNQLGMYNSYSGMIVPLLVDAAGVFIMRQFFLSVPLSVEEAARVDGASTFRTFWSVVLPMARPALITLTILSFQGSWNELPHFIVSRQDPKLNTLTTGVASLVTGQYGSGNQYPLKLAAALLMTIPVALVFFTFQRHFTRGGTEGAVKG from the coding sequence GTGACGACCACCACGCGTACCCCGCCCGTGCCGGCCACAGAGGCACCGCGCCGCCCCCGGCGCGGGACCTCACGCGGCACCGTGCTCTTCTACGCCGTCCTGCTGCTGTTCGCGGTGCTCTACATCTACCCGTTCGTCATCCAGCTCGGCACCGCCTTCAAGACCAACGTCGACTCCACGGCGCACCCGCTCAACCCGTGGCCGTCGCACTGGTCCACGGCCGCCTTCCGCCAGCTCGCGGACGCCGACTTCCCTCGGTGGTTCGCCAACTCGGTCTTCGTGACGCTGTGCGTCACCGCCGGCCGGGTCTTCTTCGACTCGCTGGCGGGGTACGCGTTGGCGCGGCTGCACTTCTTCGGCCGCGACATGCTCTTCGATGCGGTGCTGGCGGTGATGGCCGTGCCGGGCGTGGTGCTGCTCATCCCGAAGTTCCTCGTGCTCAACCAGCTCGGCATGTACAACTCCTACAGCGGGATGATCGTCCCGCTGCTGGTCGACGCGGCCGGCGTCTTCATCATGCGCCAGTTCTTCCTCTCGGTGCCGCTCTCGGTCGAGGAGGCGGCGCGCGTCGACGGTGCGAGCACCTTCCGCACGTTCTGGTCGGTGGTGCTGCCGATGGCGCGACCAGCGCTGATCACGCTGACGATCCTGTCGTTCCAGGGCTCCTGGAACGAGTTGCCGCACTTCATCGTGTCGAGGCAGGACCCGAAGCTGAACACGCTCACCACAGGGGTCGCCTCCCTGGTGACCGGGCAGTACGGCAGCGGCAACCAGTACCCGCTCAAGCTGGCGGCCGCGCTGCTCATGACGATCCCGGTGGCGCTCGTGTTCTTCACGTTCCAGCGGCACTTCACCCGAGGGGGCACCGAGGGGGCGGTGAAGGGGTGA
- a CDS encoding SAV_915 family protein produces the protein MPETKVEELGAVPDGLLLVPAHPGEPGRVRIEPRLDGTGAAVLVAFTSTARLVEALGPAQPWVAVPGDRLPELARAAGLRGVLVDPVVPPGSPGWTEDDLERLGGNRRG, from the coding sequence GTGCCTGAGACGAAGGTCGAGGAGCTGGGCGCAGTGCCGGACGGCCTGCTCCTCGTGCCCGCGCATCCCGGGGAGCCGGGCCGCGTACGCATCGAGCCGCGCCTCGACGGCACCGGAGCCGCCGTGCTGGTCGCGTTCACGAGCACGGCCCGGCTCGTCGAGGCGCTGGGCCCGGCGCAGCCGTGGGTGGCCGTGCCTGGCGACCGGCTGCCTGAGCTGGCTCGGGCCGCTGGCCTGCGCGGAGTGCTCGTCGACCCGGTCGTCCCGCCGGGCTCTCCCGGGTGGACCGAGGACGACCTCGAACGACTGGGAGGGAACCGCCGTGGCTGA
- a CDS encoding sugar ABC transporter substrate-binding protein, whose product MSPTVRRTVLAALACGSLAMTAACGGSGFSDGGGSAAAPSSSSGGSAGGSTAPVSGASLQVLIASSGAPETKAVTDAANAWASTSGNKVTVTPAQDQAQQLSQGFASGNPPDVFYVDASKIGDYAKAGNLEPYGDSFPGKDSFTKSLLDAFTYEGKLYCIPKDASTLALEINTDLWKKAGLADADIPTTWDQLETVAKKLTAGKVVGLAIGDTRDRIGALMQEAGGWIVGDDGKTVTADSPENLQALQYLQKLLKEGVAKYPKQLSAGWAGEAFGKQTAAMTIEGNWIVGGLKSDYPGVKYQVAELPAGAKGKGTLTFTNCWGIAAQSKNKAAAQQLVQALTTSDQQMKFADAFGVMPSRDDALPMYEQKFPAQAAFVAGAKYGKGPVNAPGMTPVLADFDTQLQKLPGADPKQILSSLQKNASAALK is encoded by the coding sequence ATGTCACCGACCGTCCGCAGGACCGTCCTCGCCGCCCTGGCGTGCGGCAGCCTGGCGATGACCGCAGCGTGCGGGGGGAGCGGGTTCAGCGACGGCGGCGGCTCGGCCGCCGCGCCGTCCTCGTCCTCCGGTGGCAGCGCCGGCGGCTCCACCGCCCCGGTGTCCGGAGCGAGCCTTCAGGTGCTGATCGCCTCGAGCGGTGCGCCCGAGACGAAGGCCGTCACCGACGCAGCCAACGCCTGGGCGTCCACGAGCGGCAACAAGGTCACCGTCACGCCGGCGCAGGACCAGGCGCAGCAGCTGAGCCAGGGCTTCGCGAGCGGCAACCCGCCGGACGTCTTCTACGTCGACGCGTCGAAGATCGGCGACTACGCCAAGGCCGGCAACCTCGAGCCCTACGGCGACTCGTTCCCCGGCAAGGACTCCTTCACCAAGTCGCTGCTCGACGCCTTCACCTACGAGGGCAAGCTCTACTGCATCCCCAAGGACGCCTCGACGCTCGCCCTCGAGATCAACACCGACCTGTGGAAGAAGGCGGGCCTCGCCGACGCCGACATCCCGACCACCTGGGACCAGCTCGAGACCGTGGCGAAGAAGCTCACCGCCGGCAAGGTGGTCGGTCTGGCCATCGGCGACACCCGCGACCGCATCGGTGCGCTGATGCAGGAGGCCGGCGGCTGGATCGTGGGTGACGACGGCAAGACGGTGACCGCCGACTCGCCCGAGAACCTGCAGGCGCTGCAGTACCTGCAGAAGCTGCTCAAGGAGGGCGTGGCGAAGTACCCGAAGCAGCTCAGCGCAGGTTGGGCCGGCGAGGCCTTCGGCAAGCAGACCGCCGCCATGACCATCGAGGGCAACTGGATCGTCGGTGGCCTCAAGTCCGACTACCCCGGCGTGAAGTACCAGGTGGCCGAGCTGCCCGCCGGCGCGAAGGGCAAGGGCACGCTGACGTTCACCAACTGCTGGGGCATCGCCGCGCAGAGCAAGAACAAGGCCGCGGCCCAGCAGCTGGTGCAGGCGCTGACCACCAGCGACCAGCAGATGAAGTTCGCCGACGCCTTCGGCGTCATGCCCTCGCGGGACGACGCACTGCCGATGTACGAGCAGAAGTTCCCGGCGCAGGCGGCCTTCGTGGCCGGTGCGAAGTACGGCAAGGGCCCGGTCAACGCGCCCGGCATGACGCCGGTCCTCGCCGACTTCGACACCCAGCTGCAGAAGCTCCCGGGGGCAGACCCGAAGCAGATCCTGTCGTCGCTGCAGAAGAACGCCTCCGCGGCGCTGAAGTAG
- a CDS encoding S8 family serine peptidase: protein MRRWPVVVGAALLGLLPLTAPPAQAASPSRPGWQLAFLHAAQANRLSTGRGVVVGLVDSGVNAAHPDLAGQVLNGTDFPPAGTHGQRDITGHGSLMAGLIAGTGDGVRSVRGLAPGAKILPVRGGRTYFDIAEAADGVRWAADHGARVINLSFGDAIELRSLAQAVAYAQSKDVVVVAAAGNTNEGENEVTSPASLPGVVAVSAVDEKGAFPPKVSVSGKAVVLSAPGVDIIGPGKGTGYLKGSGTSASTALVSATAALVRARYPKLDAAGVINRLITTADDKGPKGRDPEYGFGIVDPVRALTATVPAVTTNPLLPAAPATPSASPAPSSSASASPSDDSGAAPASDVAAASAAAAAAAAAVAATQPPGAAASAGATAGGAADGSSSAPAWALGGGAVVVLAALGAALLLRRSRRA, encoded by the coding sequence GTGCGCCGGTGGCCGGTGGTCGTCGGCGCCGCCCTGCTCGGGCTGCTGCCGCTGACGGCGCCTCCGGCGCAGGCGGCGAGCCCGAGCCGGCCTGGGTGGCAGCTGGCCTTCCTCCATGCCGCGCAGGCGAACCGGCTCAGCACCGGGCGCGGAGTGGTGGTCGGGCTCGTCGACTCCGGCGTGAACGCCGCCCACCCTGATCTCGCCGGGCAGGTGCTCAACGGCACGGACTTCCCGCCCGCAGGCACGCACGGGCAGCGCGACATCACCGGCCACGGCTCACTGATGGCGGGCCTCATCGCCGGGACGGGCGACGGCGTCCGCTCGGTGCGCGGACTGGCGCCCGGCGCGAAGATCCTCCCGGTCCGTGGGGGTCGCACCTACTTCGACATCGCCGAGGCGGCTGACGGCGTCCGGTGGGCGGCCGACCACGGCGCCCGTGTCATCAACCTCTCCTTCGGCGACGCCATCGAGCTGCGCAGCCTCGCCCAGGCCGTCGCCTACGCGCAGAGCAAGGACGTCGTCGTCGTGGCAGCGGCCGGCAACACCAACGAGGGCGAGAACGAGGTGACGAGCCCCGCCTCGTTGCCGGGCGTGGTCGCCGTGTCAGCCGTCGACGAGAAGGGCGCCTTCCCACCGAAGGTGTCCGTCAGCGGGAAGGCCGTCGTGCTCTCCGCTCCTGGCGTCGACATCATCGGGCCGGGCAAGGGCACGGGCTACCTCAAGGGCTCCGGCACGAGCGCGTCGACCGCCCTCGTGTCGGCGACCGCCGCGCTCGTCCGCGCCCGTTACCCGAAGCTCGACGCCGCTGGTGTGATCAACCGGCTCATCACGACCGCGGACGACAAGGGGCCGAAGGGGCGCGACCCGGAGTACGGCTTCGGCATCGTCGACCCGGTGCGCGCGCTCACGGCCACCGTGCCGGCGGTCACCACCAACCCGCTGCTGCCTGCGGCACCCGCGACACCGTCCGCCTCCCCCGCTCCGTCCTCGAGCGCCTCCGCCAGCCCGTCGGACGACTCGGGTGCGGCGCCGGCCAGCGACGTGGCAGCCGCGTCCGCCGCAGCAGCGGCCGCTGCCGCAGCGGTCGCCGCCACCCAGCCGCCCGGCGCCGCCGCGTCGGCGGGCGCGACGGCGGGCGGCGCGGCCGACGGATCCTCGTCGGCTCCTGCCTGGGCTCTGGGTGGCGGGGCCGTCGTGGTGCTCGCCGCGCTGGGCGCGGCGCTCCTGCTCCGGCGGAGCAGGCGTGCCTGA
- a CDS encoding carbohydrate ABC transporter permease, with protein sequence MATATVQLRPRVRRGGIRGREGTAGWVFVAPVVVVLGLFLVIPILMAAWVSLSDWTGKGSPLSSKVGFVGLDNYKAILTTDGLARSDFMTSIRNNFYYVLLVVPLQTLLALGLALTLNRQRLRAKSFFRTAYYFPSVTSSVAVSIVFLFVFSSSGVVNAALAKIGVNGPQWFADPRGILQLLLGKLGIVDANSPPGALTNHSVLGLSWWDWLSGPSVAMCAIIALVVWTTAGTFMLMFLAALQDIPVEVEESAELDGATGWQRLRFVTLPMLRPTMFLVLTLGLIGTWQVFDQIYIMSQGDPGKTTLTPAYLSFTTSFKSFQWGQGTAMSFILFAIIVALTLLQRWFLRDRSDEAPRRRRRTLARGGTS encoded by the coding sequence GTGGCCACCGCAACGGTGCAGCTGCGCCCTCGCGTCCGCAGAGGGGGGATCCGCGGGCGCGAGGGCACGGCGGGATGGGTCTTCGTCGCGCCTGTCGTGGTCGTGCTCGGGCTCTTCCTGGTCATCCCGATCCTCATGGCCGCGTGGGTCAGCCTGAGCGACTGGACGGGCAAGGGCAGTCCGCTGTCGTCGAAGGTGGGCTTCGTCGGGCTCGACAACTACAAGGCGATCCTCACGACCGACGGGCTCGCCCGGTCTGACTTCATGACCAGCATCCGCAACAACTTCTACTACGTGCTGCTGGTCGTGCCGCTGCAGACCCTCCTGGCCCTCGGGCTGGCCCTCACGCTCAACCGGCAGCGGCTGCGGGCGAAGTCCTTCTTCCGCACCGCCTACTACTTCCCGTCGGTGACGAGCTCGGTCGCGGTCTCGATCGTGTTCCTGTTCGTTTTCAGCAGCTCCGGCGTCGTCAACGCCGCGCTCGCCAAGATCGGCGTCAACGGACCGCAGTGGTTCGCCGACCCGCGCGGCATCCTCCAGCTGCTGCTCGGCAAGCTCGGCATCGTCGACGCGAACTCACCCCCGGGGGCGTTGACCAACCACTCGGTGCTCGGCCTGTCGTGGTGGGACTGGCTGTCGGGCCCGAGCGTGGCGATGTGCGCGATCATCGCGCTGGTCGTCTGGACCACCGCGGGGACGTTCATGCTGATGTTCCTCGCGGCGCTCCAGGACATCCCGGTCGAGGTCGAGGAGTCCGCCGAGCTCGACGGTGCGACCGGCTGGCAGCGTCTCCGCTTCGTCACGCTGCCGATGCTGCGGCCGACGATGTTCCTGGTGCTGACCCTCGGCCTCATCGGCACCTGGCAGGTGTTCGACCAGATCTACATCATGAGCCAGGGCGACCCAGGCAAGACCACGCTGACCCCTGCGTACCTCTCCTTCACGACCTCCTTCAAGTCCTTCCAGTGGGGGCAGGGGACCGCGATGTCCTTCATCCTGTTCGCGATCATCGTGGCGCTCACGCTGCTCCAGCGGTGGTTCCTCCGCGACCGGAGCGACGAGGCGCCGCGCCGGCGACGGCGGACGCTGGCCCGGGGAGGTACGTCGTGA
- a CDS encoding WXG100 family type VII secretion target produces MSEILVTFSAIQGAEGDVAATSQNINGQLDDLKSYLAPMVSTWTGAASENYQAKQKQWDEAAAELNAILAQIGKALGDAGQEFQAAENSNASIWA; encoded by the coding sequence ATGTCCGAGATCCTCGTGACCTTCTCCGCCATCCAGGGCGCAGAGGGAGATGTCGCCGCGACCTCGCAGAACATCAACGGCCAGCTCGACGACCTCAAGAGCTACCTCGCTCCGATGGTGTCGACCTGGACCGGCGCGGCGTCGGAGAACTACCAGGCGAAGCAGAAGCAGTGGGACGAAGCCGCTGCCGAGCTCAACGCGATCCTCGCGCAGATCGGCAAGGCGCTCGGCGACGCCGGGCAGGAGTTCCAGGCGGCGGAGAACTCGAACGCCAGCATCTGGGCCTGA
- a CDS encoding glycosyltransferase family 39 protein produces MGQASRRPVAPAVGATALAVFVVLLAVAGRYGYHRDELYFLQAGRHLAWGYPDQPPLVPALARLASWIDADSLTVLRVPSALCAAAVVVVAALTARDLGARTSGQVLAACAAALDGTALGTGHLLSTATTNLLGWTVVTWLVVRLVKGAGLATWLALGAAAGISMLAHPLAAVLLVGCAASVLAVGPRSLLAPPGPVLAAGVAAVLALPYVVWQARHGFPQLDVASSVSGGGSTSSEPRALFLPLQVLQTGPFLAPVWIAGLVALWRDRSLRFLAVTYALLAAAFLVLGGKPYYLSGMYPLLFAAGAQPLLDAVRRRWVVPALLVLSLPVVYLTLPVVPFGAAGVPLAVNPDAAETIGWPGYVREVAEAYHAAPPGTVVLTQNYGEAGAVDRYGAALGLPRAYSGHNGYWYWGSPPESTSSVLAVGFDAPTLQRWFGTVRQVGELHNRWDVDGEEQGKPLWVCSSPREDWPSLWPQMARLA; encoded by the coding sequence GTGGGACAGGCCTCGCGGCGCCCGGTCGCCCCGGCGGTCGGTGCGACCGCACTGGCCGTGTTCGTCGTCCTCCTGGCGGTCGCTGGCCGCTACGGCTACCACCGTGACGAGCTCTACTTCCTCCAGGCCGGCCGCCACCTCGCGTGGGGCTACCCCGACCAGCCGCCGCTCGTGCCCGCGCTGGCTCGGCTCGCCAGCTGGATCGACGCCGACTCGCTGACGGTCCTGCGCGTGCCGTCGGCCCTGTGCGCCGCTGCCGTCGTGGTCGTCGCCGCCCTGACGGCCCGCGACCTCGGAGCTCGCACCTCCGGCCAAGTGCTCGCCGCGTGCGCAGCTGCCCTCGACGGGACGGCGCTCGGCACCGGTCACCTGCTCAGCACCGCCACCACCAACCTCCTCGGCTGGACGGTCGTCACCTGGCTCGTCGTGCGGCTGGTGAAAGGCGCAGGGCTCGCGACGTGGCTGGCGCTCGGCGCCGCTGCGGGCATCTCGATGCTCGCTCACCCGCTGGCCGCCGTGCTCCTGGTCGGGTGCGCCGCGAGCGTCCTCGCAGTGGGACCCCGTTCGCTGCTCGCGCCACCGGGACCGGTGCTGGCGGCGGGCGTCGCTGCAGTCCTGGCGCTGCCCTACGTGGTGTGGCAGGCGCGGCACGGCTTCCCGCAGCTCGACGTGGCGAGCAGCGTCTCCGGTGGCGGCTCGACCTCGTCCGAGCCGCGCGCGCTGTTCCTGCCGCTGCAGGTGCTGCAGACCGGCCCGTTCCTCGCACCCGTGTGGATCGCCGGACTGGTCGCGCTCTGGCGCGACCGGTCGCTGCGCTTCCTCGCCGTCACGTACGCGCTGCTGGCCGCCGCCTTCCTCGTCCTCGGCGGGAAGCCCTACTACCTCTCGGGCATGTACCCCCTGCTCTTCGCCGCGGGCGCGCAGCCGCTGCTGGACGCGGTCCGCCGCCGCTGGGTGGTGCCCGCCCTGCTCGTCCTGTCGCTCCCCGTCGTCTACCTGACGCTGCCGGTCGTGCCGTTCGGTGCTGCCGGGGTGCCGCTGGCGGTGAACCCTGATGCTGCGGAGACGATCGGCTGGCCGGGCTACGTGCGGGAGGTCGCGGAGGCGTACCACGCCGCGCCACCCGGCACCGTCGTGCTGACGCAGAACTACGGCGAGGCCGGCGCGGTCGACCGCTACGGTGCGGCGCTCGGCCTGCCGCGCGCCTACAGCGGCCACAACGGCTACTGGTACTGGGGTTCGCCTCCCGAGTCGACGTCGTCGGTGCTGGCAGTGGGGTTCGACGCTCCTACGCTGCAGCGCTGGTTCGGCACCGTCCGGCAGGTGGGCGAGCTGCACAACCGGTGGGACGTCGACGGCGAGGAGCAGGGCAAGCCGCTCTGGGTGTGCTCGTCACCGCGGGAGGACTGGCCGTCGCTCTGGCCGCAGATGGCGAGGCTGGCGTAG